A single window of Myxococcota bacterium DNA harbors:
- a CDS encoding MBL fold metallo-hydrolase, with product MPSTAPIGVRIPKYLDVPEGSKGPAIDPAKGYRTEKLGNGLYMVTDGAYQNMFLVYDRGVVMVDAPPGYAAKLLQAVAEVTKNPITHVIYTHSHVDHIAGVKSLGGTPIIIAQEETKRLLKRAADPNRPLPTVTFKDKYSLHVGDQSLELSYHGDGHEPGNIFVYAPAQKVLMVVDVVFPGWMPFRRWAVAHDVPGVFAQVEEIRKMDWQTFVGGHVSRTGTHADVDLQAEFMQDVKAAASKALASTKPGQGMDAKDVASNPWAVFDDYIDRVVIQCVDEVTPKWQHKLAAYDAFVWDQCYAMEQSLRID from the coding sequence ATGCCCTCGACCGCGCCGATCGGAGTGCGGATCCCGAAGTATCTCGACGTGCCCGAGGGCTCGAAGGGCCCGGCTATCGACCCCGCGAAGGGCTACCGCACCGAGAAGCTCGGAAACGGCCTCTACATGGTCACGGACGGCGCCTACCAGAACATGTTCCTCGTGTACGACCGCGGGGTCGTGATGGTCGACGCGCCTCCCGGCTACGCGGCGAAGCTCTTGCAAGCCGTCGCCGAAGTGACCAAGAACCCGATCACGCACGTGATCTACACTCACTCGCACGTCGATCACATCGCCGGCGTCAAGTCACTGGGCGGGACCCCGATCATCATCGCCCAGGAGGAGACCAAGCGCCTGCTGAAACGGGCCGCCGACCCGAACCGGCCCCTGCCCACGGTGACCTTCAAGGACAAGTACTCGCTTCACGTCGGCGACCAGTCGCTCGAGCTCTCGTACCACGGCGACGGGCACGAGCCGGGCAACATCTTCGTGTATGCGCCGGCGCAGAAGGTCCTGATGGTCGTCGACGTGGTGTTCCCCGGCTGGATGCCGTTCCGCCGCTGGGCCGTGGCGCACGACGTGCCGGGCGTGTTCGCGCAGGTCGAAGAGATCCGGAAGATGGACTGGCAGACCTTCGTCGGCGGCCATGTGAGTCGCACGGGCACGCATGCCGACGTCGACCTGCAGGCCGAGTTCATGCAGGACGTGAAGGCGGCCGCCTCCAAGGCGCTCGCCAGCACGAAGCCGGGCCAGGGCATGGACGCGAAGGACGTCGCCAGCAATCCGTGGGCGGTGTTCGACGACTACATCGACCGCGTCGTGATCCAGTGCGTCGACGAAGTCACTCCCAAGTGGCAGCACAAGCTCGCCGCCTACGATGCCTTCGTCTGGGACCAGTGTTACGCGATGGAGCAGAGCCTGCGCATCGACTAG
- a CDS encoding carboxypeptidase-like regulatory domain-containing protein: protein MTRSLRHSVVLWLALTGEAGAVCSQPAPRVCSEFFRAAAVFTGVVTSRLAGDDETQFTLQVKERFRGALGESVDVAVGNDSGRLDLKEGREYLLFARRARGRLEAADDCAGSSGPVEQAAERIAAIRALADAPTTIEGRVTTRMNWRPVPGVKLEISGNGRAGTVETDERGAFRLEVAPGTYSVRPLTPGVTAFDLSTDDPRRVTLEKGQCGLVQFVGAPMSDR, encoded by the coding sequence ATGACTCGCAGCCTGCGACACAGCGTCGTCCTCTGGCTCGCGCTGACGGGCGAGGCGGGCGCCGTGTGCAGTCAGCCGGCTCCGCGCGTGTGCAGCGAGTTCTTCCGCGCGGCGGCGGTCTTCACGGGGGTGGTGACGAGTCGGCTGGCGGGCGACGACGAGACCCAGTTCACGCTCCAGGTGAAGGAGCGCTTCCGCGGCGCGCTCGGAGAGTCGGTCGACGTGGCGGTCGGGAACGACAGCGGCCGGCTCGACCTGAAGGAGGGCCGCGAGTATCTCCTGTTCGCGCGGCGCGCGCGCGGGCGGCTCGAGGCGGCCGATGACTGCGCGGGCTCCTCGGGTCCGGTCGAGCAGGCGGCGGAGCGCATCGCGGCGATCCGCGCGCTCGCCGACGCGCCGACCACGATCGAAGGCCGGGTCACCACCCGCATGAACTGGCGCCCGGTGCCGGGCGTGAAGCTCGAGATCAGCGGCAACGGCCGCGCAGGTACGGTCGAGACCGACGAGCGCGGCGCCTTCCGGCTCGAGGTCGCTCCGGGCACCTACTCGGTCCGGCCACTCACTCCGGGAGTCACGGCCTTCGACCTGTCCACCGACGATCCGCGCCGCGTGACGCTCGAGAAAGGGCAGTGCGGGCTGGTGCAGTTCGTCGGCGCTCCGATGAGCGATCGCTAA